A region of the Methanobrevibacter ruminantium M1 genome:
GAATTGATAAAAACTTATTAGGCTTTTTAACTAATCTATTTAATTAATTATAATCCTTCCAGCCTAATAAAAATATTATTTAACCGTTTTAATTGATAAACAATAAATATGAATTTGATAAGTTAATAAGACATACGATTGTCTTAATTCATAAGATTAAATAAAAAATTGCTTTAACACACAAGGTGTATTAAGATAAAAAATTGTTAATTAAACATAGAAAAATTCAGTATAAAATTAACTAATAATATTATATTAGTAAATTGAAAAGTATATAAAAGTTTAATTGGGTATTTTTTCAAATATTTTTCATTATGAAAAAAAGCTGTTTAAGATAATGGATTTTAAAAAATCTTTGATTTTTTATTTTAGATATGAAAAATATCCATTTTTTACAATAAGTTTATATATTAATAAAATTTCTTGAATTAGAAATATTAGGATTTTAATTTGTAAAAAATAAAAGAAATTTAGATAAATGAATATCTAAATTTAATTTTTAAACGGTTTATTTCTAGTCGAGATAACTAAGAAGATCATCTTTGGTTTCAAATGCTAAATGGACTGCATCGAGAATGTCATCTCTTGTTAGAGGTTCTTCTCCGCCTTTTTGCATAGAACAGATATGATTTCCTTCATCAGTTACTCCGATTGTGATTCTTGCATCCAAGATTTCCTCTTCCTCAAGGGAAGGGTCTAAGATCAATCCATTGCCTATCTTTACAAAAGTGGATAAAGCCAATTTGTCCCTAACAGGAAGGTCCATTGTTTCATCTTCGGATAGGACCACTTCATCATCAATGTATTCAGCAACAGGCAATTTTGTATTAAGCAATGCAGACATTACAGCAAGATTTGCACAGTCGAAGAGGTTTCCGTCATAATCGATTACATGCAAGTCAATGAAAAGCATCCAAACTTTCTTACCTTCTTCAATGCATAGCTTTTCAAGGTCTACCAATTCGCTTTCACGGATTCCACGGTCTACAACACGTGCAAGCTCAATTGATTCAGGGCTTGGTGGACCTGGTTCAAATCCAGGAGCAGCCATAGGTAAAAGCTCACAGTTGGTCATTAAGACACCTAAGTTAGGAGTGTCTGCAAATGGTTCGCCAATGGTTGGCTTTACACCTACAATGACTTGAGTGTCTCCTAATTTAACTCTTGCAGAACCTTCTGCCTTATCAATCACATTAGGTTCAATGAAAATATCTCTTCTTTCATCAAAAGCTCTTCCATCAGCTCTTTTACCATCATTTATAAGTCTTGTAATACTTTTTCTAGTAATTTCAGGTACAATATCCATATTTTCACAACCTATTGGGAACTATATCTTGTCTTAAGAGCCTCATGTTGGATTTCGCTGATTTTCATACATCCTTCAATTGCTAAATCCAAAGCCTCTTCAAATTCTTCTTCAGTCAAGTTTCCATCTGCTTGAAGCAAGGTAATCTCACCGGTTCTTGGCATGATTGCAATAGGAACGTCAGCTTGTCCTTCCTTATCCTCTTTTTCAGATAAGTCCAATACAATCTCATCATTTACCTTACCTGCAGCGCATCCTACAACAATGTCCTTCATTGGAATTCCAGCATCTGCTAAAGCAACTGCAGCTGCAGTGATTCCAGCGCAACGGGTTCCTCCTTCTGCTTCAATTACTTCTATTGAAACATCCACCATGGATCTTGGGAAAGATTCCAACATCAATGCAGGTCTAAGTGCGTCAGCTGCAATCTTAGAGATTTCAGTTGATCTTCTGTCTGGACCTGGTCTTTTACGATCATCCACTGAAAATGGAGCCATGTTGTATCTTACTCTGATTACACCAGTGTTTGGTTTTAATAAACGTCTAATATAAGATTCTCTTGGACCATAAACAGATGCTAAAATTTTATTTCCACCTACTTCCAAATAAGCTGAACCATCTGCTCTTTTCAAGACTCCAGCTTCTATTTTAATCGGACGAAGTTCGTCATATGCTCTTCCGTCCCCTCTTAATTTTTCATTTTCTGAGATAATAAAAAACACCTCTTCAAATCACATTATAATCATTAAATACGAAATAATAATGAATAAAAGATTAAATCCTTAAATAAGAATCAATTTAATCATTAAATACGAAATAATAATGAATAAAAGATTAAATCCTTAAATAAGAATCAATTTAATCATTAAATACGAAATAATAATGAATAGTTAAAATTCAACTGCTTAGATACCTCTTCTTTGTGAAATGTTTAAAGTAGGAGAGTCGGAATTATCTGCACGACTTAAATCAAAAGAAGATTTGTTTTTCTTTTTCTGTTCGTTAATATATTCGAAAGTGTCTAAAAACTTAGGTTTTTTAGACTTTTCTTCTTTTTCCTTTTCCTCTTCATCTTCACTTTCATCTTCTATAGAATCATCTTGAGATTCTTCATCTTCTGAGATCGCTTCATTGATTACTTCTTCAAGCTCATCATCTGAGATTTCTTCAGCTCCATCAAGGACTTCCGCCTCATCAAATATTTCTGCTTCAGACTCTTCAAGGACATCGAATTCCTCTTCATCATCCTCTTCATTAAGGGATTCTGCATCTTCGTCTAATTCGATGATATCCTCTTCAATAAAATCAGAATCCTCATCGGAATCATCCATGAACTCTTCGGTTTCTACTTTTTCTTCTAATTCTTCTATTGCGAGCTCATCTTCATCATCTTCAGAATCTGCATAATCAATTTCTTCTTCGGAATCCAAATCATCTTCAGAGTCATCAAAATCTTCATCATCTGAAATATCTTCAGAATCATCAAACTCTTCATCAGAGTCATCAAGTTCTTCAGAATCATCAAACTCTTCATCCAAGTCTTCTTCAGACTCTTCTAAAGCCATCTCTTCAGCAATTTCTTTTTCAACTTCATCTCTGAAATCTTGAATTTCAGGCTTTTTCAAGCCTTCTTCAAAGGATTCTTCAACAATCTCTTCCTTTTCTTCCATGACTTCAGTTTCCTCTTCTGGAAGTTCTCCATCAATAAGCAAGCAGAGCTTGTTTTTAACTCTGTCGGTTAAACCAGAGGTATGAGCTTCTCTTTCGATTAATTTAATGGTATTCTTAACGATTTGTTCCATGTCTTCATTACCTTTAACCCAAACAAGACCATTCTGACCTACAACAATCTTACAGCCAGTTTTATCCTTGATCATGTTAATCATAGAACCTTTCTTACCGATTAAACGAGGGACTTTGGTAGGAGCGATGTCTACAATGACTCCTCCTCTAAACTTGCCCATTCCACGGCCTTTCAATCCTAACTTAACCTTCTTGACCTCATCGACATCGACGATTCTTAAGAAAAGAAC
Encoded here:
- the rrp42 gene encoding exosome complex protein Rrp42 — encoded protein: MDIVPEITRKSITRLINDGKRADGRAFDERRDIFIEPNVIDKAEGSARVKLGDTQVIVGVKPTIGEPFADTPNLGVLMTNCELLPMAAPGFEPGPPSPESIELARVVDRGIRESELVDLEKLCIEEGKKVWMLFIDLHVIDYDGNLFDCANLAVMSALLNTKLPVAEYIDDEVVLSEDETMDLPVRDKLALSTFVKIGNGLILDPSLEEEEILDARITIGVTDEGNHICSMQKGGEEPLTRDDILDAVHLAFETKDDLLSYLD
- the rrp41 gene encoding exosome complex exonuclease Rrp41, which encodes MFFIISENEKLRGDGRAYDELRPIKIEAGVLKRADGSAYLEVGGNKILASVYGPRESYIRRLLKPNTGVIRVRYNMAPFSVDDRKRPGPDRRSTEISKIAADALRPALMLESFPRSMVDVSIEVIEAEGGTRCAGITAAAVALADAGIPMKDIVVGCAAGKVNDEIVLDLSEKEDKEGQADVPIAIMPRTGEITLLQADGNLTEEEFEEALDLAIEGCMKISEIQHEALKTRYSSQ